AAGCCCATCCTAGAGCAACTCACCGCGCTCCCCATATCGCATGCCTGTTTGAAATAATCAAAAGCCTTTTGGGGATCTTTTTTGACATACCTGCCCAACATATACATAGAGCCTAAACTCGCGCAACCACCAGAATTGTTTAAAGCACAAGCTTTTTGCAAATAATCAAACGCCACTTCAAAATCTTCATCAAGCCCTGCATCGCCATTTTCAAACAAACTCCCTAACGCGCGGCAAGCCTGCCCATCATCTAATCGGCATGCTTTCAAATAATAGATGACGGCTTTATGGTTGCTTTGTTTGACTTCTAAAAAGCCTTTTTCATAAGCCACGCCCAAAACATAACACCCCTTAGCCATATCAAAATTACAGCTTTTTTGGTAGTAGGTAACCGCTTGATCGGCATTGCCTTTGATTTTTCTATCATAAATAATGCCTAAATTGTAGCAACTCTCAGGGTGTTTTAAAACGCACGCCTTAGCATAAGCGTCAATGGCCTCTTGATAATTTTGAGTCGTGCCTAACCCCTCATCATAAAGCCCCCCTAAACCAAAACACCCTTCCCTATCATCAGCCTGGCATGCGGTTTTATAATATTCTAGGGCTTTTTTATAATCTATTCTAGTGCCTTGCCCGTTTTCATAAATGATTCCTAATTGCGTGCAACCTTCACTCACCCCATCGTTGCATGCTTTTTTAAAATAAGATGCCGCTTTAGAATAGTTCCCGCTTTTATAGGCTCTTTCAGCAACCCCTAAAAAACTATTGTCTTGTTTCCCCCATAAATGGGCGTTCAAGCCCCAAAAAAGCAACCCCCCAACTAATATTTTTAAAATTTTGACACTCATTTTTACCTTCTTTTAAATTCTGATTTTTAGAACCTTTCTTTAATCAAAACAAAAAATGCAACGCTCCATTTTAGCATAAATCAAGCGCTTTGATTAAGGCTTAAGAGAATCCTTATGTTCTTCTTTATGCCCTAAAGAGGTGATATAAAGGTAAATCGCTTGGATTTCTTCTAAATTGAGATTGTATTTAGGCATCATGCCTTTGCCTAAACTCAGGGCGTCTTTAAAGGTTTTAAAATCTAAATGGTTGATTTTAGGGGCGTAGAGGATTTTTTTTTCGCCTTTTTCATAATAAAAAGTGATTTCTTGTTGTTCGCCTTTAATGCCATGGCATTTCGCGCACGCAACACCCCTAGGGTTTTTATAAAGAGCCAGCCCGTATTCAAAATCAGAGATGAAATCCGCTTCCTTAGCGTTCAAACTTAACCACCACAAGAACAAAACTAGCGCGATAAACAAACGCATTAAAACAACTGCGCCTTTTCTAAAATCTCTTTCGCCCCGCTTTGCAAAAATTCTTCTAAAAGCTCTTGAATTAAATCGAACGCCTTAGTTTTATCCCCTTGCTTTTCTTTAGTGATGACTTCTTTCCCATTGGGCAAGCCTAAAACCGCCTGGATTTTAACCCTATCGCCCATTAAACTCGCATGCACGCCAATAGGGATCTGACACCCTCCATTAAGCCCCTTAATAAACTCCCTTTCTAAATGGCAGCAAAACGCGCTTTCTTCATCGTTGAGTTTTTGGAGCGTAATAAAATGCTTGTGGTTTTTGAGCATTTCCACCCCTAAAGCCCCCTGACCCATGCTAGGAATCATTTCTTTTACGCTAAAAGCCTTGCGGTATTTCGCCCCTTGAACGTTTAAGCGGCACAACCCGGCTTCAGCCAAAATGATAGCGTCAAATTCACCGCACTCAAGTTTTTTCAAACGGGTTTGGACATTCCCCCTTAAGCTTTCTGTGTCTAGATCTTGGCGTTTCAGTTTGATCTGCATGGAGCGCCTTAAAGAAGTCGTGCCAACCTTGGCTCCTTTAGGCAAGCTCATCAAATCAGGGAATTTCACGCTCAAAAAAGTGTCCCTCACATCAGCCCTTTTGGTGATGCATGCCAAGTCCAACCCCTTTTCAAACACGACCGGCACATCTTTTAAAGAATGCACCGCCAAATCAATTGCGCCTTTTAAAAGCAATTCTTCCAATTCCTTAGTGAATAGCCCCTTACCGCCGATCTTATTTAAAGGGGTGTCTAAGATTTTATCGCCTTTAGTCTTAACGATTTGAATCTCGCTTTCCATAGAGCATTCTTTTTTCAGGCGCTCTTTAATGTGATTCGCTTGCCACAAGGCTAATTCGCTCCCCCTAGAGCCAATCACTAAATTTCCCACTCACTCCCCCTTATTCGCTCGCTAACATTTCTAAAATTTTTTCTTCTAATTCTATGTCTTTGATCGTTTGTTTTTCTAAATTAGCGCGTTTGACGCATTCAAATTCCTTGCTCTCTAAAGTTTGCTTCCCAATAATGAGCGCTAATCGTTCCCCAATCAATTCAAAATCCCTCATCTTCGCCCCAAAACGAGCGTCTCTGTCATCTAACAGTGCATCAACGCCCTTTTGGAGCAGCCTTTCATACACTTCAAAAGCGAGTTTTTTTTGCGCTTCATCTTTCAAATTAGAAACCACGATCACCACATCAAAAGGAGCGGTATTTTTCGTCCACACACAGCCTAGATCATCGCTTTTTTGCTCTAAAATCGCGCTGAGCAATCGGCTAATGCCTATCCCATAGCACCCCATTTCAAAAAACCGCTCTTTGCCATTCTTATCCAAGAAACTAGCCTTCAAGCTTTTAGCATAGCCTTGCCCGAGTTTGAAAATATGCCCCACCTCCAAACTCTTATGGTATTTCAACGATCCCTGACAATTAGGGCAACAATCGCTCTCTTTAACCTGGACAATATCCGCATAAACAAGGTTTTCAAACCCTTTTAAATCCACGCCCACCGCATGAAAATCCTTTTCATTAGCCCCAACGATCAAGCAATCACTCTCTTTTAAATCTTCATCAAAAATAATGTAAGAAACATGCTTTTTCAAGCCATAAGGCCCTATAAAGCCCGCTATTAACCCTGCGTGGTTTAAATCTTCTTGACTGGCTTCTCTTAATTCTAAAGCGTTCGCTCCTATAATGTTCAAAGCGTTTAGGGCTTTAACTTCCTCTAAATTGTCATCGCCCCTAACAAAAAAGCACGCTAGGGTTTCTCTATCTTTGTGGATCACTTTTTTAACAAGCGCTTTTAAAACAAAATAAGGCTCTGTTTTAAAAAATTCCGCCACGCTTTGAGCGCTGGTGGTATTAGGGGTGGGGAATTTCGCTAATTGCGCTTTTGGGACATTTAAAGGCTCAGGCCTTTTAGAGCGTTTAGCGATTTCAATGTTGGCGGCATAATCGCAATTTTGACACACCACGATCGTGTCTTCCCCGCATTCTGTTAAAACGACAAATTCCCTGCTTTTACTCCCACCAATCGCCCCGCTATCCGCTTCCACGATGCGAAAATTCAAACCCAAATCGCTTAAAATTTCTTTATAAGCGCTTTGCGTGTTTAAAAATTCCTTATCCAAGCTCTCAGCGTCTTCATGAAAGCTATAACCATCTTTCATGATAAATTCCCTAGCTCTCACCAACCCGAATCGTGGGCGGATTTCATCACGGAATTTCGTGTGGATTTGATAGAGATGCACGGGTAATTGCTTGTAGCTTTTGATGAAATTAGAGGCAATTTCGGTGATATTTTCTTCTAAAGTGGGGCTTAAGACAAAATCATTGTCTTTTCGGTCTTTAAAAACCAATAATTCCTTGCCGTATTTATCCAAACGGCCTGATTTTTCCCACAAACTCGCCAAAACCACAAAACTCATTAAAATATTTTGCGCCCCATGCTCTTGCATGCGTTTGTGCGTGATGTTTTCTATCTTGTCTAGCACTTTTTTAGCTAAAGGCAAAAAATTATAAATCCCGCTGCCTACTTGATAGATGTATCCTGCTTGAGCTAGGTGTTTATGGCTTTTTAACACGGCATCTTTAGGGGGTTCTTTGAGGGTGGGGGCAAAGAGTTTTGAAAATAACATGCATTATTCCTCGTAATATTCGCATTTATAGAGATTCAAATTCTGGGCATGGCTAGCGTTAGATTTGTCTAAATTAAACAAGTTTTTAATCGCGCCCACAAGCACATCGGATTCTTCTTTTTGAGCGTTCTTTTTTAAAGCGATGGTGGGGTGGTGTAAAAAAGTGTTGAAAGCGTTGTGCAAGATCTTTTCAATATTGCTTTCGTATTCTTTAGGCACATAGCGTTTTTTGAGCGCCTTTTGCAATTCCTTTTGGGCTGAAATCCTAGCTAATTCCCTTAAATCCTTAATCACAGGCTCTACTTCTAAACTTTGGATCCATTGGTAAAATTCCATTGTGGCAAGCCCTACAATCTCATAAGCTTTCGTTCTGCTCTCTTGCCTGTTTCCCACATTTTCCCTCACCATAGGCTCTAAATCATCCACGCTGTATAAGAAAATATTATTAAATACCGGCTTTTCAATATTTCGTGGCACGGCTAAATCAAACCAAAAACGCCTGAAAATCGTTTCTTTTAACATGGAATTTTGCACGATAAAGTTCGGCGAAGAAGTGGTACAAAAAAGCAATGCGTATTCATTGATATAAGTTTTTAAATGTTCTATATTTTGGAAGCTCACTTTTTTAGGCTCTTCTAATTCTTTGATGAAATCTTCAAATTTAGCCACATTACGCCCTAAAATAAGCGCTTCAAATTGCTTGTTTAAAAGGTGTTTGATGACTAATTGAGCCATCTCGCCAAGCCCTATCACGAGGGCTTTTTTATCCTTAATCCTTTCTTTTTCAAAAATATTAAGCGCTTCTTTGACCGCCACTGAAGAGATGGAGACCCCTTGCTTGGAAATGCCGGTTAAATTGCGCACTTTAGCGGCGCATTTGAAAGCAAAATGGAGCAATCGGGTTAAATCTTTAGAGCAAAATTTCTCTTCAAAAGCGAATTTATAGGCGTTTTTCATCTGCCCTGTGATTTGAGTTTCCCCCACCACCAAGCTATCCAAACTGCTGCACACGCTAAAGACATGATGGACGGCACTTTCATCAGTGTTCATTAAAACGCATTTTTCTAAATCAGACACGCTCATTTTTTTATTTTGAGCCAAAATTTTTAGTAACGCGTTTTTTTGTTCATTAGTATTAGCGCCGTGCTTTAGGCTCGCATAGATTTCAAAGCGATTGCATGTGGATAGCACCATGCACTCTTTGATATTAGGGCAGTGGGTTTTAATGGTTTGTAAAAATTCTTTAAGCGTTGCGTTCGAATTGATAGCGAGTTTTTCTCGCATTTCTAAGCTCATGCTTTTATGCGTAAAGGCTAGGGTAAAATATTTTGATAAATGAGTTTCTAACTCCATTAAAAAGTCCTATAAATGACATCTTGCGCTAGTTTTTCTAAAATCAAATTGTTCTCCCCTTTAATGGCTTCAAGGGCCTTTTTAGAATAAACTTGAGCGATCTTAAGGGTTTCTTCTATGATAGCATATTGCTTGAATTTTTCCTTAGTCCATTCTATGATTTCATGACTATCTTGTTTAAAATAAGAAATTAAAAGCCCTTGTTCATGCTGATTTAATTTTTCATATAAAAGCAAGTAGGGTAAAGTGGTTTTGCCCTCTTTAAAATCGCTAAAATTGGGCTTGCCTAGAGTTTTGGCGTCTTGAGTGATGTCTAATAAATCATCAATGATTTGAAACGCCATGCCAAAATGCAACCCAAAATCCGCATACATTTTGGCGTCTTTATTTAAAAGAATCGCCATGCTCTTTAAGCTCGCTTCTATGAAATGAGCGGTCTTGTCTTCTAAAATACGCCAATATTTTTGTTTGTCGCTATTAAAACTTTCCCCCACAAACACGTCTTCAATCTCGCCTCTAGAGAGCCTTAAAACCGCATTAGAGAGGATTTGAGCGATGGATTCACCCATTTTGGATAGTTCAAAAAAGGCTTTAGAATAAAACACATCCCCAAGCATCACGGCGTTAAAATTCCCAAAAAGAGCGTTAATGCTAGGGAGTTTTCGGCGCATGGTCGCTTTGTCAATCACATCATCATGCAATAAAGAAGCGGTCTGTATCATTTCTACAATCGCGCACAAATTGAAGGCTTTATCCAATAAAATAGCGTCTGTTTTTTCGTCTAATAAAGCGAGCATGAGTTTGGAGCGCAACATTTTTGAAGGGCCAATCTTAGAAAACAATGCATCGATAAAGCCGCTTTCTATTTCTTTGATCCAAGAAGCGATTTTATTTT
This is a stretch of genomic DNA from Helicobacter pylori. It encodes these proteins:
- the hcpE gene encoding Sel1-like repeat protein HcpE, with amino-acid sequence MSVKILKILVGGLLFWGLNAHLWGKQDNSFLGVAERAYKSGNYSKAASYFKKACNDGVSEGCTQLGIIYENGQGTRIDYKKALEYYKTACQADDREGCFGLGGLYDEGLGTTQNYQEAIDAYAKACVLKHPESCYNLGIIYDRKIKGNADQAVTYYQKSCNFDMAKGCYVLGVAYEKGFLEVKQSNHKAVIYYLKACRLDDGQACRALGSLFENGDAGLDEDFEVAFDYLQKACALNNSGGCASLGSMYMLGRYVKKDPQKAFDYFKQACDMGSAVSCSRMGFMYSQGDTVPKDLRKALDNYERGCDMGDEVGCFALAGMYYNMKDKENAIMIYDKGCKLGMKQACENLTKLRGY
- a CDS encoding cytochrome c — encoded protein: MRLFIALVLFLWWLSLNAKEADFISDFEYGLALYKNPRGVACAKCHGIKGEQQEITFYYEKGEKKILYAPKINHLDFKTFKDALSLGKGMMPKYNLNLEEIQAIYLYITSLGHKEEHKDSLKP
- the hemC gene encoding hydroxymethylbilane synthase, whose product is MGNLVIGSRGSELALWQANHIKERLKKECSMESEIQIVKTKGDKILDTPLNKIGGKGLFTKELEELLLKGAIDLAVHSLKDVPVVFEKGLDLACITKRADVRDTFLSVKFPDLMSLPKGAKVGTTSLRRSMQIKLKRQDLDTESLRGNVQTRLKKLECGEFDAIILAEAGLCRLNVQGAKYRKAFSVKEMIPSMGQGALGVEMLKNHKHFITLQKLNDEESAFCCHLEREFIKGLNGGCQIPIGVHASLMGDRVKIQAVLGLPNGKEVITKEKQGDKTKAFDLIQELLEEFLQSGAKEILEKAQLF
- the proS gene encoding proline--tRNA ligase; amino-acid sequence: MLFSKLFAPTLKEPPKDAVLKSHKHLAQAGYIYQVGSGIYNFLPLAKKVLDKIENITHKRMQEHGAQNILMSFVVLASLWEKSGRLDKYGKELLVFKDRKDNDFVLSPTLEENITEIASNFIKSYKQLPVHLYQIHTKFRDEIRPRFGLVRAREFIMKDGYSFHEDAESLDKEFLNTQSAYKEILSDLGLNFRIVEADSGAIGGSKSREFVVLTECGEDTIVVCQNCDYAANIEIAKRSKRPEPLNVPKAQLAKFPTPNTTSAQSVAEFFKTEPYFVLKALVKKVIHKDRETLACFFVRGDDNLEEVKALNALNIIGANALELREASQEDLNHAGLIAGFIGPYGLKKHVSYIIFDEDLKESDCLIVGANEKDFHAVGVDLKGFENLVYADIVQVKESDCCPNCQGSLKYHKSLEVGHIFKLGQGYAKSLKASFLDKNGKERFFEMGCYGIGISRLLSAILEQKSDDLGCVWTKNTAPFDVVIVVSNLKDEAQKKLAFEVYERLLQKGVDALLDDRDARFGAKMRDFELIGERLALIIGKQTLESKEFECVKRANLEKQTIKDIELEEKILEMLASE
- a CDS encoding glutamyl-tRNA reductase — its product is MELETHLSKYFTLAFTHKSMSLEMREKLAINSNATLKEFLQTIKTHCPNIKECMVLSTCNRFEIYASLKHGANTNEQKNALLKILAQNKKMSVSDLEKCVLMNTDESAVHHVFSVCSSLDSLVVGETQITGQMKNAYKFAFEEKFCSKDLTRLLHFAFKCAAKVRNLTGISKQGVSISSVAVKEALNIFEKERIKDKKALVIGLGEMAQLVIKHLLNKQFEALILGRNVAKFEDFIKELEEPKKVSFQNIEHLKTYINEYALLFCTTSSPNFIVQNSMLKETIFRRFWFDLAVPRNIEKPVFNNIFLYSVDDLEPMVRENVGNRQESRTKAYEIVGLATMEFYQWIQSLEVEPVIKDLRELARISAQKELQKALKKRYVPKEYESNIEKILHNAFNTFLHHPTIALKKNAQKEESDVLVGAIKNLFNLDKSNASHAQNLNLYKCEYYEE
- a CDS encoding polyprenyl synthetase family protein, encoding MQEKQLQAIQNKIASWIKEIESGFIDALFSKIGPSKMLRSKLMLALLDEKTDAILLDKAFNLCAIVEMIQTASLLHDDVIDKATMRRKLPSINALFGNFNAVMLGDVFYSKAFFELSKMGESIAQILSNAVLRLSRGEIEDVFVGESFNSDKQKYWRILEDKTAHFIEASLKSMAILLNKDAKMYADFGLHFGMAFQIIDDLLDITQDAKTLGKPNFSDFKEGKTTLPYLLLYEKLNQHEQGLLISYFKQDSHEIIEWTKEKFKQYAIIEETLKIAQVYSKKALEAIKGENNLILEKLAQDVIYRTF